The following coding sequences lie in one Carassius gibelio isolate Cgi1373 ecotype wild population from Czech Republic chromosome A17, carGib1.2-hapl.c, whole genome shotgun sequence genomic window:
- the LOC128031357 gene encoding MAP3K12-binding inhibitory protein 1, with the protein MMAADGDGRDACAESKQEQRSSQISHHGRPRDVFRDCVGSIIQSLAEFGAKLKVGDKELSINVNNVNISELQPSHVYTCLQQHISKLQSVSENLKQMAESEGHSNPGSTDIKETADTSEQMVVGAEHPTSDHCIVHEDHNKTQIDDNVQIKADKSEIERRISAFIERKQLEINENNVREFCNVIDCNQEDSCARTDAVFTPYPGFKSHVKVTRVINTYGPQTRGTRTELADQQQGSMSRDCGNPAVEERLQNMESHLKLPPVGPVPQSVYQRLKKLEDRILELEGLSPEYFHSTNYSHKRLKASVSQSYSLAELDGKISAVKAALMKKSSEFQPTDAGEFSF; encoded by the exons ATGATGGCGGCGGACGGAGACGGACGCGATGCGTGTGCTGAAAGTAAACAGGAGCAGCGAAGCAGCCAGATTTCACATCACGGAAGACCCCGGGATGTGTTCAGAGACTGCGTTGGCTCCATAATCCAGTCCCTCGCTGAGTTTGGCGCAAAG TTAAAAGTGGGTGACAAAGAATTGAGCATCAATGTCAACAATGTAAACATCTCTGAACTTCAGCCATCTCATGTGTACACATGTTTACAACAGCACATCTCCAAACTACAG TCAGTCTCTGAAAATCTGAAGCAAATGGCGGAGTCTGAAGGCCACTCCAACCCGGGCAGCACGGACATTAAAGAAACCGCAGACACATCTGAGCAGATGGTGGTTGGTGCAGAGCATCCTACATCTGACCACTGCATTGTCCATGAGGATCATAACAAGACTCAAATCGATGATAATGTACAGATAAAGGCTGATAAATCTGAG ATTGAACGTAGGATATCTGCATTTATAGAGCGCAAACAGCTGGAGATCAATGAAAACAATGTGAGGGAGTTTTGCAACGTGATCGACTGCAATCAGG AAGACAGCTGTGCAAGAACTGATGCAGTATTCACACCATATCCTGGTTTCAAGAGTCATGTCAAAG TGACACGTGTTATAAACACATATGGACCTCAGACCAGAGGGACGCGCACTGAGCTGGCAGACCAGCAGCAGGGATCCATGAGCAgagactgtggaaaccctgctgTTGAGGAGAGGCTCCAGAACATGGAATCTCACCTTAAACTTCCACCAG TAGGTCCAGTTCCTCAAAGCGTTTATCAGCGGCTAAAGAAACTTGAAGATCGAATTCTGGAGCTTGAGGGTCTTTCCCCAGAGTACTTCCACTCCACG aatTACTCACACAAACGACTCAAAGCTTCGGTGTCGCAG AGCTACAGTCTCGCTGAGCTGGATGGGAAGATCAGTGCCGTCAAAGCTGCCTTGATGAAGAAATCCAGTGAGTTCCAACCCACAGACGCAGGGGAGTTTTCATTCTGA